The following coding sequences are from one Musa acuminata AAA Group cultivar baxijiao chromosome BXJ2-4, Cavendish_Baxijiao_AAA, whole genome shotgun sequence window:
- the LOC135610010 gene encoding calcium uniporter protein 2, mitochondrial-like — translation MALRKMVASRFSNVAKIASPEAIPPPRPATSLLRRLLPGSGADEPGLLRQFLQRRPFFHAATTPPARLALPVGDGLMDRIREMNGSRIRLEGLLPPTTKRMDDAAVSVAEARKVARAARMEVARARLRGTGRACLSYSEFSQVCGEVAGGMEEGAGLGRALDESGAVIVLGDIVFVRPEMVTKAIESMIPPSLSSQSDPRSRELKAMEEKKAEIDVKAEALVKREMWCGLAFLALQTAGFMRLTFWELSWDVMEPICFYVTSLYFMAGYAFFLRTSRDPSFEGFFESRLAAKRKRLMKARNFDVNRFNELRRDGGAFSLSRPAEECSASSWPCCDCHGRRSTLIGAAHDGNIID, via the exons ATGGCCCTGCGCAAGATGGTGGCTAGCCGTTTCTCCAACGTCGCCAAGATCGCCTCCCCCGAGGCGATACCTCCTCCCCGTCCCGCCACGTCGCTCCTCCGGAGGCTTCTCCCTGGATCCGGCGCCGATGAGCCTGGGCTCCTCCGCCAGTTCCTCCAGCGTCGGCCGTTCTTCCATGCGGCAACTACGCCACCGGCCAGGCTCGCGCTTCCGGTCGGAGACGGGCTGATGGACCGCATCCGGGAGATGAACGGTAGCCGGATCCGACTGGAAGGGCTGCTTCCGCCGACGACGAAGAGGATGGACGATGCGGCAGTCTCGGTGGCGGAGGCGAGGAAGGTGGCGCGGGCGGCGCGGATGGAGGTGGCGAGGGCGAGGTTGAGGGGGACAGGGAGGGCCTGCCTTTCCTACTCCGAGTTCTCGCAGGTGTGCGGGGAGGTGGCGGGGGGTATGGAGGAGGGTGCGGGTCTGGGGAGAGCGTTGGACGAGTCCGGCGCCGTCATCGTCTTGGGGGACATCGTCTTCGTCCGCCCTGAAATG GTGACCAAAGCGATCGAGAGCATGATTCCACCGTCGCTATCATCCCAGAGCGATCCACGAAGTAGAGAGTTGAAGGCGATGGAGGAAAAGAAGGCGGAGATCGACGTGAAGGCGGAGGCCCTCGTGAAGAGGGAGATGTGGTGCGGGCTGGCCTTCCTGGCGCTGCAGACCGCCGGCTTCATGCGACTCACCTTCTGGGAGCTGTCGTGGGACGTGATGGAGCCCATCTGCTTCTACGTCACCTCCCTCTACTTCATGGCCGGCTACGCCTTCTTCCTTCGCACTTCAAGGGACCCCTCCTTCGAGGGCTTCTTCGAGAGCCGCCTCGCCGCCAAGCGGAAGCGGCTGATGAAAGCCCGCAACTTCGACGTCAACCGGTTCAATGAGCTCAGGAGAGACGGAGGAGCCTTCTCTCTGTCACGCCCTGCAGAAGAGTGTTCTGCTTCGTCCTGGCCTTGCTGTGACTGTCATGGACGCAGAAGCACCCTGATTGGGGCTGCCCATGATGGAAATATCATCGACTAA
- the LOC135610009 gene encoding uncharacterized protein LOC135610009 isoform X1, which yields MEKSLAWASCGEEEKACVGWIRRYFNDCVCSPSGELSFGLGMISLLCWGIAEIPQIITNFHSKSGHGVSFAFLLTWVIGDIFNLVGCLLEPVTLPTQLYTALLYTATTVVLVLQTLYYDYWVRWWKKRGLQAPLEVEEGSCKRLNPKNEDLSRPLPTLTASRRTSSRVDVYYTSARSLASSGTPPCRSSYLGVGPARSGPSASGYMESSGSDEEGSPRHQSRSSGVSNPKKVVSRSLWNFCSWRSQSTISNQSFNGSTDRISRRKNHAGRRHKIIGREHLWAAVRMDYGGHLHGRPPAPNIFEWIKSSDVLVCTHCQCYLCRKVLSPRLRLPKKTHLISNHLFLDAAYSRGVSSGKESRLMHLGCWMQSFVCSLISLSSYSLSTTSSCTKGWQTMKMTTKALQKPKRTFSESCGECGRYSA from the exons ATGGAGAAGTCTCTTGCATGGGCTTCCTGCGGCGAGGAGGAGAAGGCCTGTGTGGGTTGGATCAGGAGGTACTTCAACGACTGTGTGTGCAGTCCAAGTGGTGAGCTGTCTTTCGGCCTCGGCATGATCAGCCTATTGTGCTGGGGGATAGCAGAGATCCCACAGATCATCACCAACTTTCACAGCAAGTCTGGCCATGGCGTCTCCTTTGCTTTCCTCCTCACCTGGGTCATCGG TGACATCTTCAACCTGGTGGGTTGCCTTCTCGAACCAGTAACG TTGCCTACCCAGCTCTATACAGCGCTG TTATACACGGCCACCACAGTTGTTTTAGTGCTGCAGACTCTGTACTATGATTATTGGGTAAGATGGTGGAAGAAGAGAGGTTTACAGGCTCCACTAGAG GTTGAGGAAGGCAGCTGCAAACGTTTGAATCCAAAGAATGAGGATCTCAGCCGACCCTTACCGACTCTCACTGCCTCGCGGAGAACATCGTCTCGTGTAGATGTATACTATAC GTCAGCAAGGTCTTTGGCGAGCAGTGGGACTCCACCGTGTCGGTCGTCCTACCTTGGAGTTGGGCCAGCTCGCAGTGGCCCGTCGGCCTCCGGGTACATGGAGTCGTCGGGTTCTGATGAGGAGGGCTCGCCGAGGCACCAATCACGGAGCAGCGGCGTGAGCAATCCCAAGAAAGTTGTCTCTCGCTCG CTATGGAACTTTTGCAGCTGGCGCAGTCAGTCTACCATTTCAAACCAAAGCTTTAATGGAAGTACAGACAGGATTAGCAGGAGGAAGAATCATGCAG GAAGGAGGCATAAGATCATTGGAAGGGAACACTTATGGGCTGCTGTTAGGATGGATTATGGCGGCCATTTACACGGGAGGCCGCCTGCCCCAAATATATTTGAAT GGATTAAATCCTCTGATGTTCTTGTTTGCACTCATTGCCAATGCTACTTATGTCGGAAGGTTCTTTCTCCTCGACTCCGGCTTCCAAAAAAAACACACCTTATAAGTAACCACCTTTTTCTTGATGCAGCATACTCTCGAGGAGTGTCGAGTGGGAAAGAATCAAGGCTAATGCACCTTGGTTGCTGGATGCAATCGTTTGTGTGCTCCTTGATCTCTTT ATCATCATACAGTTTGTCTACTACAAGCTCGTGCACAAAAGGATGGCAAACGATGAAGATGACTACCAAGGCTTTACAGAAACCAAAAAGAACCTTTTCTGAAAGCTGTGGGGAGTGTGGTAGGTATTCTGCCTAA
- the LOC135610009 gene encoding uncharacterized protein LOC135610009 isoform X3, with translation MEKSLAWASCGEEEKACVGWIRRYFNDCVCSPSGELSFGLGMISLLCWGIAEIPQIITNFHSKSGHGVSFAFLLTWVIGDIFNLVGCLLEPVTLPTQLYTALLYTATTVVLVLQTLYYDYWVRWWKKRGLQAPLEVEEGSCKRLNPKNEDLSRPLPTLTASRRTSSRVDVYYTSARSLASSGTPPCRSSYLGVGPARSGPSASGYMESSGSDEEGSPRHQSRSSGVSNPKKVVSRSVSYGTFAAGAVSLPFQTKALMEVQTGLAGGRIMQEGGIRSLEGNTYGLLLGWIMAAIYTGGRLPQIYLNGLNPLMFLFALIANATYVGSILSRSVEWERIKANAPWLLDAIVCVLLDLFIIIQFVYYKLVHKRMANDEDDYQGFTETKKNLF, from the exons ATGGAGAAGTCTCTTGCATGGGCTTCCTGCGGCGAGGAGGAGAAGGCCTGTGTGGGTTGGATCAGGAGGTACTTCAACGACTGTGTGTGCAGTCCAAGTGGTGAGCTGTCTTTCGGCCTCGGCATGATCAGCCTATTGTGCTGGGGGATAGCAGAGATCCCACAGATCATCACCAACTTTCACAGCAAGTCTGGCCATGGCGTCTCCTTTGCTTTCCTCCTCACCTGGGTCATCGG TGACATCTTCAACCTGGTGGGTTGCCTTCTCGAACCAGTAACG TTGCCTACCCAGCTCTATACAGCGCTG TTATACACGGCCACCACAGTTGTTTTAGTGCTGCAGACTCTGTACTATGATTATTGGGTAAGATGGTGGAAGAAGAGAGGTTTACAGGCTCCACTAGAG GTTGAGGAAGGCAGCTGCAAACGTTTGAATCCAAAGAATGAGGATCTCAGCCGACCCTTACCGACTCTCACTGCCTCGCGGAGAACATCGTCTCGTGTAGATGTATACTATAC GTCAGCAAGGTCTTTGGCGAGCAGTGGGACTCCACCGTGTCGGTCGTCCTACCTTGGAGTTGGGCCAGCTCGCAGTGGCCCGTCGGCCTCCGGGTACATGGAGTCGTCGGGTTCTGATGAGGAGGGCTCGCCGAGGCACCAATCACGGAGCAGCGGCGTGAGCAATCCCAAGAAAGTTGTCTCTCGCTCG GTTAGCTATGGAACTTTTGCAGCTGGCGCAGTCAGTCTACCATTTCAAACCAAAGCTTTAATGGAAGTACAGACAGGATTAGCAGGAGGAAGAATCATGCAG GAAGGAGGCATAAGATCATTGGAAGGGAACACTTATGGGCTGCTGTTAGGATGGATTATGGCGGCCATTTACACGGGAGGCCGCCTGCCCCAAATATATTTGAAT GGATTAAATCCTCTGATGTTCTTGTTTGCACTCATTGCCAATGCTACTTATGTCGGAAG CATACTCTCGAGGAGTGTCGAGTGGGAAAGAATCAAGGCTAATGCACCTTGGTTGCTGGATGCAATCGTTTGTGTGCTCCTTGATCTCTTT ATCATCATACAGTTTGTCTACTACAAGCTCGTGCACAAAAGGATGGCAAACGATGAAGATGACTACCAAGGCTTTACAGAAACCAAAAAGAACCTTTTCTGA
- the LOC135610009 gene encoding uncharacterized protein LOC135610009 isoform X2: MEKSLAWASCGEEEKACVGWIRRYFNDCVCSPSGELSFGLGMISLLCWGIAEIPQIITNFHSKSGHGVSFAFLLTWVIGDIFNLVGCLLEPVTLPTQLYTALLYTATTVVLVLQTLYYDYWVRWWKKRGLQAPLEVEEGSCKRLNPKNEDLSRPLPTLTASRRTSSRVDVYYTSARSLASSGTPPCRSSYLGVGPARSGPSASGYMESSGSDEEGSPRHQSRSSGVSNPKKVVSRSVSYGTFAAGAVSLPFQTKALMEVQTGLAGGRIMQEGGIRSLEGNTYGLLLGWIMAAIYTGGRLPQIYLNIKRGSVEGLNPLMFLFALIANATYVGSILSRSVEWERIKANAPWLLDAIVCVLLDLFIIIQFVYYKLVHKRMANDEDDYQGFTETKKNLF; the protein is encoded by the exons ATGGAGAAGTCTCTTGCATGGGCTTCCTGCGGCGAGGAGGAGAAGGCCTGTGTGGGTTGGATCAGGAGGTACTTCAACGACTGTGTGTGCAGTCCAAGTGGTGAGCTGTCTTTCGGCCTCGGCATGATCAGCCTATTGTGCTGGGGGATAGCAGAGATCCCACAGATCATCACCAACTTTCACAGCAAGTCTGGCCATGGCGTCTCCTTTGCTTTCCTCCTCACCTGGGTCATCGG TGACATCTTCAACCTGGTGGGTTGCCTTCTCGAACCAGTAACG TTGCCTACCCAGCTCTATACAGCGCTG TTATACACGGCCACCACAGTTGTTTTAGTGCTGCAGACTCTGTACTATGATTATTGGGTAAGATGGTGGAAGAAGAGAGGTTTACAGGCTCCACTAGAG GTTGAGGAAGGCAGCTGCAAACGTTTGAATCCAAAGAATGAGGATCTCAGCCGACCCTTACCGACTCTCACTGCCTCGCGGAGAACATCGTCTCGTGTAGATGTATACTATAC GTCAGCAAGGTCTTTGGCGAGCAGTGGGACTCCACCGTGTCGGTCGTCCTACCTTGGAGTTGGGCCAGCTCGCAGTGGCCCGTCGGCCTCCGGGTACATGGAGTCGTCGGGTTCTGATGAGGAGGGCTCGCCGAGGCACCAATCACGGAGCAGCGGCGTGAGCAATCCCAAGAAAGTTGTCTCTCGCTCG GTTAGCTATGGAACTTTTGCAGCTGGCGCAGTCAGTCTACCATTTCAAACCAAAGCTTTAATGGAAGTACAGACAGGATTAGCAGGAGGAAGAATCATGCAG GAAGGAGGCATAAGATCATTGGAAGGGAACACTTATGGGCTGCTGTTAGGATGGATTATGGCGGCCATTTACACGGGAGGCCGCCTGCCCCAAATATATTTGAAT ATTAAGCGTGGGAGCGTGGAG GGATTAAATCCTCTGATGTTCTTGTTTGCACTCATTGCCAATGCTACTTATGTCGGAAG CATACTCTCGAGGAGTGTCGAGTGGGAAAGAATCAAGGCTAATGCACCTTGGTTGCTGGATGCAATCGTTTGTGTGCTCCTTGATCTCTTT ATCATCATACAGTTTGTCTACTACAAGCTCGTGCACAAAAGGATGGCAAACGATGAAGATGACTACCAAGGCTTTACAGAAACCAAAAAGAACCTTTTCTGA
- the LOC135610009 gene encoding uncharacterized protein LOC135610009 isoform X4 translates to MEKSLAWASCGEEEKACVGWIRRYFNDCVCSPSGELSFGLGMISLLCWGIAEIPQIITNFHSKSGHGVSFAFLLTWVIGDIFNLVGCLLEPVTLPTQLYTALLYTATTVVLVLQTLYYDYWVRWWKKRGLQAPLEVEEGSCKRLNPKNEDLSRPLPTLTASRRTSSRVDVYYTSARSLASSGTPPCRSSYLGVGPARSGPSASGYMESSGSDEEGSPRHQSRSSGVSNPKKVVSRSLWNFCSWRSQSTISNQSFNGSTDRISRRKNHAGRRHKIIGREHLWAAVRMDYGGHLHGRPPAPNIFEWIKSSDVLVCTHCQCYLCRKHTLEECRVGKNQG, encoded by the exons ATGGAGAAGTCTCTTGCATGGGCTTCCTGCGGCGAGGAGGAGAAGGCCTGTGTGGGTTGGATCAGGAGGTACTTCAACGACTGTGTGTGCAGTCCAAGTGGTGAGCTGTCTTTCGGCCTCGGCATGATCAGCCTATTGTGCTGGGGGATAGCAGAGATCCCACAGATCATCACCAACTTTCACAGCAAGTCTGGCCATGGCGTCTCCTTTGCTTTCCTCCTCACCTGGGTCATCGG TGACATCTTCAACCTGGTGGGTTGCCTTCTCGAACCAGTAACG TTGCCTACCCAGCTCTATACAGCGCTG TTATACACGGCCACCACAGTTGTTTTAGTGCTGCAGACTCTGTACTATGATTATTGGGTAAGATGGTGGAAGAAGAGAGGTTTACAGGCTCCACTAGAG GTTGAGGAAGGCAGCTGCAAACGTTTGAATCCAAAGAATGAGGATCTCAGCCGACCCTTACCGACTCTCACTGCCTCGCGGAGAACATCGTCTCGTGTAGATGTATACTATAC GTCAGCAAGGTCTTTGGCGAGCAGTGGGACTCCACCGTGTCGGTCGTCCTACCTTGGAGTTGGGCCAGCTCGCAGTGGCCCGTCGGCCTCCGGGTACATGGAGTCGTCGGGTTCTGATGAGGAGGGCTCGCCGAGGCACCAATCACGGAGCAGCGGCGTGAGCAATCCCAAGAAAGTTGTCTCTCGCTCG CTATGGAACTTTTGCAGCTGGCGCAGTCAGTCTACCATTTCAAACCAAAGCTTTAATGGAAGTACAGACAGGATTAGCAGGAGGAAGAATCATGCAG GAAGGAGGCATAAGATCATTGGAAGGGAACACTTATGGGCTGCTGTTAGGATGGATTATGGCGGCCATTTACACGGGAGGCCGCCTGCCCCAAATATATTTGAAT GGATTAAATCCTCTGATGTTCTTGTTTGCACTCATTGCCAATGCTACTTATGTCGGAAG CATACTCTCGAGGAGTGTCGAGTGGGAAAGAATCAAGGCTAA